ACTGGAAGTCAACCATCAAGTCATgttggaggaactagagattcttagagagaaaccctgtctaggaatctccaggttctccagtgcaattctgtgttcaATTTCTAGTGGAATATGACTACAGAGTTGTTTTGggggacctacagattcctaggcAGGTGTTCTCTCAGATTTAAAAAAGGCATTTcccacagtttttcacttttgtaaGGGTGCTATACCTCTAAACCAGTGAATATAGAGGGTTGATTATAGTATTGATCTCAtggtcctcttcttccttccccctGGCAGGGCATCCTCATCATCTCTGGTCAACACAACCACCAATGATTGCACCCGAACTTCAGGAAACAGCACTCTCCTTAGCTCCTCGACCTCCAGCGGTACTGGTGTTGTCTTTCTTCTCCTGGCTGCTGCCATAGGACTTCCTGGGAACCTTTTTGTTATCTGGAGCATCCTATGGAAAATGAAGCCAAGTCAACGTTCAGTCACCTGCCTTCTGGTGGTTAATTTGGCCATGGCTGATGCGGCAGTGCTGCTCCTCACTCCTTTCTTTGTTATCTTCCTCATTTTCAGGGATTGGATATTTGGGCTGGCCATTTGCAAAGTGGTGTACTACTTGTGTTGCATCAACATGTTTGCCAGTATCTTCATCATCACCCTCATGAGTGTGGATCGGTGCCTTGCAGTCAACCAGCCCTACTTCTCCCAAGCCATTCGCAAGAAGCACTTGGTGGTCAAGCTCCTATCTGGGATTTGGCTGGGAGCTATCTTGCTGTCTATCCCGGCCTTCTTATTCCGACAGGTTGTGACGGACCCTTCAAAAATGCGTCATATCTGTGAACCTTGCCACTCTAGGCCAAACCTAGCCATTTTCCACTTCACCTTAGAAACAGTGGTGGCCTTTGTCATACCATTCACTATCATCGTTGGGTGTTATTCTGCCATTTTGATACGGCTCAGGGGAGTGAGGATGAGGCAAGGGGCTCGGACTGAGAAGCTCATTGTCTCCATTGTGATCTGCTTTGCTGTCCTCTGGGTGCCCTACCACATTGTCAACATGCTCCAGGTGGCTTCGAACGTGGCATCAGGAAGGACTGCAGAAAAGCTTGGTCAGGCTTGGAAGAGTGGGCGGGCAGGGGCCACCGCGCTGGCATTCATCAGCAGTAGCATCAACCCGGTGCTTTACGTCTTTGCAGCTGGGAACCTCATCAAGACTTCGGGGACCAACTTCATTGCCCAGTTCTTTGAAGGAGCTTCTGATGGGCTTGGACGGAGGAGCCAGTCTCAGAAAAACCTGGCAAAAGACTTGATCGCTGTGGCAGGAGTTCCTGTGGCCGAAGAACAGCAACCCCtggaaacctatcacagggtcaACCAGGACATTGAGTGTAGGCTGGGTGATGGCACAAAAGAGCAGCTCTCATAATCTGAATATTAACACTCCTAGATTGAATCACGGCAAATTTCAACATGAGACAGTTTCTGAGAAAATGAGGCTGCATTTGGTTGAGTCAGTCTGTCTAGCTCTGCCTTGTCTACCTTGACTGACAGAGAGTCTCCAGCATCAAAAAGAGATGATGCTAAGATCTGAGACCTCCAACACACAAAATGTATACTCTATCACTGAGTTATGGTCTGCCGTCCACTCAGCAGTATTATGTACTCTGCTGTTGAGCTATGATCTTCCTGCCTTATATTATTTCACTTGGAAACTTAACTTCCATTAGAAAGCACTAAGGAACAATTCTACACTACAGCACTACTGAATTACTTCCATTGTTGCTCCCACCCACTAAAAACTTGAGATGAAAGACATTGTACTGAACTTAATCTATTCCAAATCTGCTTTTAAGGCAAACCTTCAGATTTGAGAtagctcctggtggcgcagtgggttaaacccttgtgccggcaggactgatgacttgaagtttgcgtttctgacctgaaggttatcagttcaaatccaacccagaggGAGCACAGATTAGCTCCGTCTATCAGcaccagctccatgtggagacgtgagagaagcctcccacaaggatggtaaaaacatcaaaacgtccgGGCATCCTcttggcaatgtccttgcagacggcaaattctctcacatcagaagcgacttgcagtttctcaagttgctcctgacatgacaaaaaaaaagatttgaaatTTCTGAGTGTAATATAAATGGATTGACTTTGGAGATTGACTATGGTTTCCCCATATCTCAGCACAGAATGCTTAAAGATGGGGGGCTTC
This sequence is a window from Anolis carolinensis isolate JA03-04 chromosome 6, rAnoCar3.1.pri, whole genome shotgun sequence. Protein-coding genes within it:
- the LOC103277547 gene encoding leukotriene B4 receptor 2, with the protein product MASSSSLVNTTTNDCTRTSGNSTLLSSSTSSGTGVVFLLLAAAIGLPGNLFVIWSILWKMKPSQRSVTCLLVVNLAMADAAVLLLTPFFVIFLIFRDWIFGLAICKVVYYLCCINMFASIFIITLMSVDRCLAVNQPYFSQAIRKKHLVVKLLSGIWLGAILLSIPAFLFRQVVTDPSKMRHICEPCHSRPNLAIFHFTLETVVAFVIPFTIIVGCYSAILIRLRGVRMRQGARTEKLIVSIVICFAVLWVPYHIVNMLQVASNVASGRTAEKLGQAWKSGRAGATALAFISSSINPVLYVFAAGNLIKTSGTNFIAQFFEGASDGLGRRSQSQKNLAKDLIAVAGVPVAEEQQPLETYHRVNQDIECRLGDGTKEQLS